GGAAAAAAACCGCGTCAGTAATAGTGCGGAGCGCCGCTATCACCGGACCTATCGGAATATAGCAGATAAGCATGAGCGTTATAATCGTCCGCTTTGAAACATTGTCGGCAAGGTCGCCGAACGGCAGCGAAAGAAAAATGGAAAAGAAATACAATAGCGAAAAAATGATACCTACGGAAGTATACGAACCCAAAAGGTCATTAAAATAGATTCCTAAAAACGGCTCAACGATACCCCAGCCGAGATAATACAAAAACATCACGAATGCTATCCACCGGATAGACCGAGGAAGAGATGAAATGTCGCGGGGTAATGTCGCAAGTGTCCGGATAATATGCATATACAGGTATTATTTAAGCAAGCGCCCGAGCAGAGAAAGACCTATCATTTCTTTCGGGACCGGAAGATCAAGTAATTCAAGAATTGTTGGCGCAATGTCAGTAATAACGCCCTCGGTATGTCCGTACATCACCCGCGTTTCAGCATCGCTCCGAGGTGCCGTTCGTTTCGTTTCGTTAGCTATCAAATAAAACGGCACCGGATTTGAGGTGTGATTGGTACGCTTTTCACCCGAAGTAGAAAATATCTTCTCTTCGGCATTTCCGTGATCAGCAGTCACGATAACTGCCCCCCCTTTTTCAAGCACCTTCGGGATAATCATCCCTAAGGAAAAATCTATCACCTCAATAGCCTTTACCGTCGCCTGGAGGTTTCCGGTATGCCCGACCATATCGCCGTTCGCAAAATTTGCAAGCACAAAATCATATGACTCTATCGCATCAAGCACCGATTCGGTAACGCCCGCAGCGGACATCTCGGGCTTTTCATCAAAACGGATGTTCTTGGGAGACGGTATGAGCTTTCTGTCTTCGCCCGGGAAGGGGCTTTCTATCCCACCATTAAAAAAATAGGTGACATGCGCGTACTTTTCGCTTTCGGCGATATGAATTTGCTTTTTTCCCGCATCAGATATGACACGCGCTAAAGGATAAGCGATTTCGAGCGGAGGGAATGCGGCATGTACCGGGAACCGTTTGTCATATTCCGTCATCGTCACAAAAAAAACATTATCAATGATATTCCGTGCAAACCGGTCAAAACCGTTCAGAGTAAACGCTTCAGTGAGTTCGCGCATACTGTCTTCGCGATAGTTCACAAAGATTACCGCGTCACCCGCCCGTATGCGCCCCGCGGGAGCATTGGCGTCGTCTTTTAAATATCCGGGTTCAATAAATTCATCAGTTTTGTCTTCAGCGTATTGCTTTTCTATATATGTATGAGGGTCATCAAACGCATTTCCTCCCCCTTCCGTAAACAGGCGATACGCCGACTCTATCCGTTCCCAGTGATCATCGCGGTCCATTGCAAAGCGTCGCCCGATAAGAGAAACGATGGCAGCAAACGGATATTCATCCCGAAGCCTCTTTTGAATCATTTCTATAAAATGAGCGCCCTCTTTTTGCGGGGCATCCCGTCCATCGGTAAACATATGAAGAGCAGTCGGAACATCGCCTCCTTTCTCCCGCACTAAATCTAAAAGTGCATACCAATGATCAGCATAGGCATGCACCGACCCGGAAGAAAAGAGTCCGAGCATGTGCACGGTTCCCGAGTGCTTGCGCGCATGAGACAACGCATTCAAAAACGCTTCGTTCTTAAAAAATGAGCCGTCCTGGATAGAAACAATAATCCGCGGGAGATGATGGTACACGACACGGCCTGAACCTATTGTTAAGTGGCCGACTTCAGAGTTTCCCGGCTCGCCAAACATAAGCCCGACGGAGATTCCCGACGCCTGTAATGTCGTAAACGGATACGATCGTTCTATCTCACGGATGGTCGGCATCTTTGCGTATTGCCAAGTGCCTTCGGTAAGCGCGGGATTAACCCCAAATCCGTCAAGAATCACGAGCACAAGAGGCTTGTACGGGATATGCATGAGAGAAAGCTGTTTCTTGTCCGTCATTGTATATTCATTGTAGCATCCCGCCCGCACCGCCGAAAAACGCATCGCAGGCGGTTTCTGGACAAAAGACTGATTTTTTGCTATGATTATCGTATTGTTTATCACATTTTGTAAAAAAACGTGTTCTTAATTCCTACGACAACATCTATTCCAAAGAAAAACCTCATGAAGAGGGTGGGGGCTTTTCGCCGTGAAACGGATGCATACGGAAAAGGAGAACCGTTTGAATCATATGATCATCACCACTACGCACCTGGTCATCATATTTGTAGCAGCAATCATCGGGGGGGTAGCAGGCTACATTACGCGGCAAATTCTCGCCCAGCAACGACGGGACTCGATTGAGCTTAAGATAAAACAGCTCATTCTTGACGCCAAAGACGAGGCGCAAAAGATAATAGACGAAGCAAAACAAAAAGCGGAGACGGCAATTGATGCCGCAAAGAAAGAGGCGCGCGAACGCGAGTCTCAGCTTCGCGAACTCGAAACGCGCGTTACCCAGAAAGAAACGAACATAGAAAAGCGGGAAAAAGACATCCAGACGCATTCCCAAACGCTTGCACAAAAAGGAGAAGAAATAGAAAAGATTAAAAAGGATCTCGCACAAGCCGAAGAAGAACGCCAAAAAGAACTCCAAAAGTTAGCGAGTCTCACCGCGGAAGAAGCAAAAGAACAGCTCTTTCGGCTGTTTGAGAAAAAATACGAAGACGATGTCCTGGCGCGAATCAAAAAGATAGAAACATTCGGCATGGAAAAGCTTGAGCAGACCGCGCGGAACATTCTTGCATCTGTTATTCAGCGCTTAGCTCCTGCAAATGTCTCCGAAATGACAACTACAACTGTGCAAATCCCGTCCGACGACCTCAAGGGAAAGATTATCGGGAAGGAAGGACGCAATATCCGCACCTTTGAGCGTGCCGCGGGAGTTGAAGTTATCGTAGATGATACGCCGGGCTCAATCGTCATCTCAAGTTTTGACCCGGTGCGCCGGCAAATCGCAAAGATGGCGCTTGAAAACTTAGTCCTCGACGGACGAATACAGCCCGCACGGATTGAGGAAACCATTGAAAAAGCAAAAGCAGAAGTAGAAAAGATGATGAAAGAAGCAGGAGAAGCCGCAGCATACGAGATTGGGGTCTTTGACCTGGACCCGCGGCTAGTTATCCTTTTAGGACGGCTGCATTTCCGCACTAGCTTCGGACAAAATGTATTGCGTCATTCCGTTGAAATGTCGCATATCGCGGGCATGCTTGCCGAAGAGCTGGGCGCCGATGTCACCATCGCAAAGAAAGGAGCGCTCTTGCATGATATCGGAAAAGCGGTTGACCACGAAATTCCAGGAACGCATGTTGAAATCGGACGGCGGATACTTCAAAAATTCGGCGTTGACGAAGCGGTCATCAAAGCGATGCAAGCACACCACGAGGAATATCCGTACGAAACAGTTGAATCTATTATCGTGCAGACTGCTGATGCCATTTCCGGCGGACGTCCTGGCGCGCGAAGAGATACGATTGAGCATTATCTCAAGCGCCTTGAAGACCTTGAGCGCATCGCAAATTCATTTGAAGGCATTGAGAAATCATACGCAATACAAGCGGGGCGCGAAATACGCATTTTCGTCTCTCCCGAACATGTAACGGATCTGCAAGCAAAAGAGCTCGCACGCAAGATTGCCGAGCGTATAGAGCAAGAACTCAAATATCCGGGCGAAATCAAAGTCCATGTCATTCGTGAGACCCGTGTCATAGATTATGCCCGATAAAGACACGCGCAGGGAAGCAAAAGCGGGCAGATGAAACAATTGAAAAAAGACATTAAAGCACAAAACGGGCTGTTTCACGGCTCGTTTTGCCGTGTGTGAACGCATTATCGCGCCACACATCCAGCGTTGTTGTCCAAAAAAAGCTATGATATTATTGAAAAAAGGTCACACACATTATTGGTAACATTGCATGTTTACGCTCTTATGAAAAAAACAGACATTGTTGACCTCGTTCACGAGAAGCTCGGTGGAACAAAAAAACAAGCAGAAGAAGCGGTGGATACCGTCTTCATGGCAATCACCGACTCTCTCAAAAAGCGTGATAAAGTTTCCATCAGCGACTTCGGGATTTTCGATGCGAAGGCACGCGCGGCACGCAAAGCCCGCAATCCTCGCACCGGCGAGATGGTTGACGTACCGGCAACAACGGTACCGAAATTCCGCGCCAGTCGAGCTCTCAAAGAAGCAGTAAAATAAACTTCGTAGGC
The DNA window shown above is from Candidatus Niyogibacteria bacterium CG10_big_fil_rev_8_21_14_0_10_46_36 and carries:
- a CDS encoding 2,3-bisphosphoglycerate-independent phosphoglycerate mutase (catalyzes the interconversion of 2-phosphoglycerate and 3-phosphoglycerate), whose protein sequence is MINNTIIIAKNQSFVQKPPAMRFSAVRAGCYNEYTMTDKKQLSLMHIPYKPLVLVILDGFGVNPALTEGTWQYAKMPTIREIERSYPFTTLQASGISVGLMFGEPGNSEVGHLTIGSGRVVYHHLPRIIVSIQDGSFFKNEAFLNALSHARKHSGTVHMLGLFSSGSVHAYADHWYALLDLVREKGGDVPTALHMFTDGRDAPQKEGAHFIEMIQKRLRDEYPFAAIVSLIGRRFAMDRDDHWERIESAYRLFTEGGGNAFDDPHTYIEKQYAEDKTDEFIEPGYLKDDANAPAGRIRAGDAVIFVNYREDSMRELTEAFTLNGFDRFARNIIDNVFFVTMTEYDKRFPVHAAFPPLEIAYPLARVISDAGKKQIHIAESEKYAHVTYFFNGGIESPFPGEDRKLIPSPKNIRFDEKPEMSAAGVTESVLDAIESYDFVLANFANGDMVGHTGNLQATVKAIEVIDFSLGMIIPKVLEKGGAVIVTADHGNAEEKIFSTSGEKRTNHTSNPVPFYLIANETKRTAPRSDAETRVMYGHTEGVITDIAPTILELLDLPVPKEMIGLSLLGRLLK
- the rny gene encoding ribonuclease Y, whose amino-acid sequence is MIITTTHLVIIFVAAIIGGVAGYITRQILAQQRRDSIELKIKQLILDAKDEAQKIIDEAKQKAETAIDAAKKEARERESQLRELETRVTQKETNIEKREKDIQTHSQTLAQKGEEIEKIKKDLAQAEEERQKELQKLASLTAEEAKEQLFRLFEKKYEDDVLARIKKIETFGMEKLEQTARNILASVIQRLAPANVSEMTTTTVQIPSDDLKGKIIGKEGRNIRTFERAAGVEVIVDDTPGSIVISSFDPVRRQIAKMALENLVLDGRIQPARIEETIEKAKAEVEKMMKEAGEAAAYEIGVFDLDPRLVILLGRLHFRTSFGQNVLRHSVEMSHIAGMLAEELGADVTIAKKGALLHDIGKAVDHEIPGTHVEIGRRILQKFGVDEAVIKAMQAHHEEYPYETVESIIVQTADAISGGRPGARRDTIEHYLKRLEDLERIANSFEGIEKSYAIQAGREIRIFVSPEHVTDLQAKELARKIAERIEQELKYPGEIKVHVIRETRVIDYAR
- a CDS encoding DNA-binding protein, which encodes MKKTDIVDLVHEKLGGTKKQAEEAVDTVFMAITDSLKKRDKVSISDFGIFDAKARAARKARNPRTGEMVDVPATTVPKFRASRALKEAVK